The Streptococcus sp. VT 162 genome has a window encoding:
- a CDS encoding ribosome-binding factor A: MANHFRTDRVGMEIKREVNEILQKKVRDPRVQGVTITDVQMLGDLSVAKVYYTILSNLASDNQKAQIGLEKATGTIKRELGRNLKLYKIPDLTFVKDESIEYGNKIDEMLRNLDKN, translated from the coding sequence ATGGCAAATCATTTCCGTACGGATCGTGTGGGCATGGAAATCAAGCGTGAAGTCAACGAGATTTTGCAAAAGAAGGTCCGTGATCCGCGTGTCCAAGGTGTGACCATTACAGATGTTCAGATGCTGGGTGACTTGTCTGTTGCCAAGGTTTACTACACCATTTTGAGTAACCTTGCTTCGGATAACCAAAAAGCTCAAATCGGGCTTGAGAAAGCAACTGGTACCATCAAACGTGAACTTGGTCGCAATTTGAAATTGTACAAAATCCCAGATTTAACCTTCGTCAAAGACGAATCCATCGAATATGGAAACAAGATTGA